Sequence from the Acropora muricata isolate sample 2 chromosome 10, ASM3666990v1, whole genome shotgun sequence genome:
ACAAACCGAACGAACTAATCGCCAACGTTTTGCCCTTTCAGCATTACGTGACGTTCGCGGATCACATTTTTGACACTTTTAGAATAACATCCACTGTAAATATACGATCATATCTTTTACGTAAACAAGATGGAATATTGAAGCGCAATGTTTGTGGGATCGTGTATATAGAACATAAATCCTTGGCAACAGGTTAAAACCAGGTAGATTACGGTTCACACAGAAGCCAGGTGAAAATCAGACCAACTTCGCTGCCAGAAAAGATCTGGTACTGGGTCACACACGTGAACAATGTGATTAAGCCCGTGATTGACCACAGGAAAAAGGCAACAGGGAATGATGTTATTGCAACTGCATACCAAGTTAGTTTTCTCGTGAAAGGCGCTCTGTGAAATGATCCGATCCGATCCCCAAATTAAGAGCTCAAATGACCGGAGTTTGCctggaggaggggggggggcggCGTGGATGTCAATGTTTCGAGTTGATCGGCGCATTACCTAATGGCATTGAGACCCCGCGGGAATAAAGACCCATACTTTCACCTCCCAGAGCCCTGACAACTTCACAAGTGCGCTTATCATTGCAATCACTGCGAGAATTTTGAAGGCTTGAAAACCCGAAAATGGGAATGCACTTCTCTTCACAAATTTAGCATCGGCCACGAATTGAGGGCGAACATCACGCTTGTTGTGAGCCATCACAGTAAAGCACTTCTTTCGAGATCGCCAGAGTTGATACTTCATAAACTGCCCCTCGAACTGAACGCTTACTTCTGTTCAGCAGTCGTGTTGTActgttaaataataatattcattttGGCTACGTACCCAGGGGGTACTCGCTATTTCAAGTGACGGAGATGATCGAAGGATTTTTTTGGGTTTGAAATTTTCGATTccgggattttttttttggggggggggggtgggtacGAAAATTTTGCAAGTATTTTTTTGGGTAGCTTGATTTGAGTAGGGATTTTTGGGGGTATTAATTAGAATCGGTAGTGCCCTGACTGCGTAGCTCTGCGAATAACGTACAAAGAAAcgtgttttgctgttgtttaaTAGCTAACTATGGTGTCGCTTGACATCGCACGTGTTATACAATAGTCTGCATTGCCCGTGGTGCCCGGCCGTGTACAAGACTTCAAACGCTTCAATTAATTCAGTCAGTTGGCTTTACCGTCACTGGAATTCCCTTTCGCTTTTGCTTGTGACTTGTCGGTTTGAAATGTGAGGTTCACTGGAACATTTATTCCTCCCCCAATTCGCCGAGACCTTTTGGATCGTCATGTGGCCCTCCTATTACCACGCTGAAATATATGCGAAATTTCAATTACACTTATCTGCAATCTCTAGTTTAATTCTGCTATTACCATTGCATTATCGAACCTAAATAACTTCAGATCGCATAAACTTACCACGTAAATTCAGATGTTAATGCACAGAGCGCTGAAACGACCTCTCGTGTTGATGATGCCCACGTTGACCTCGCTCGGAGtcaacaactttgaatgtgcACCCATAATCTCCAATTTTCTTGACAGCAATAAATATCTCGCCTTTTTCAACTTTAAAGAGAATCCTGGTATCCTTTAACAACACACCTGATTGAAACTTGAAGATTTTTCTGAGTTTTGCTGGAAGCCCTAGGGATTTTTTTGGGTCCTGCCTTTTGGCTCCATTCGATCAACCCCGTCACTTCAAATCCCGAGTACCCCCATGGGGCTGCGTAAGCAGTTGAGTTGCGTGACTTCAAACAGATTAGCAACAGACTGCttactgtggtttccatatgatcgcaaggATTGTAGCGATCGCAACATAAAGATCGCTACGATCATTGCGATCAATAGTTTCCAAATGCATCGCAAATATCGCAAGACGGTGGACTTCACGATCTAAATGATCACAgagattgaaatttttctatctcTGCCATTGCAACGATCGCTAAGGTtgttttcgcaaaaatcttggAATTGTTATGGTGAAGattctttcattggttgaataGAAGACGTGCGTGATGTTGACGCGAACAAAcctaaagaaaaacaactttgaaaaaacaaacaaacaacgcgGCCGGGACGTGAAGATATTGTTCCTATAGGCTAAAATTATAGTCCTGTCGCCGTTCCAACGTCAAGAATATTCTGAAAAGAGGGTTTCTGACACGGGACTCTTCCGGAAAAACTGTCAAATTGACGGGTTATCGCTAATCAAAGAACTAACGTAAAGTATGACAGTTTCGTCTGGTAACAGCCTACAGCGCATGCGTATTTCAGCGTCATCACGCAAAATTCACGACGAGGCAGGAGGCAACTCAACCTCGTGATAAGAAAGACACGTGTCTCCCAAAAAGTGGGTGATAACAAAAGACCAACGGAAGGGGGTGTAACCAATTCgcaattttgtctttccttaaccCATTCTGGAAGGGGAGAATTTGCCTAAAAACATAACACAGCTTAGATTTTAACAGCCCCAACTGAGAAGGCAGAAATCTATGTCGAAGACACCGAAAAAGATATATGCAGCGTCTAGTAACGCAAAAAGTTCTTGTAGGCTCTACTATCCACGCTTCGATCGCTGAAGACTTCCCGAAAGCAACAGACAACTCGGTGGCTCGCGTTTCGTGAGGAACACGACGAGGACTGGATTCAAATTCCGTGATACAAAGTTTAAGTCAGATTGCAACTTTAGCGAACAcaaacacatcatttttgtcggcgtgtcttgtTGAGTCATTTCCTATGAGACCGGAAAGGAAGCACATAATTGACCTCTTTGCTGTATTTTACAAGACCAGACTTATCTCTCAGAAGCAGGACTATAAACTTCAGTACTCAATAAGTTTAATGGACACCCCTGCCATTGGCATGGCAAATAACAACACTGCTCTTTTCTACTTAAAAGTACCGCGACTGAAAGGGTTGTATGTAGAAAACATCGCGTGTCGACGAGAATCACAACGGCACAATTTGGCATTACTATCGTTTTCAGTTTCCAGGCTCGGTTTCAAAGAGCGATCTGGCCAAAAACAAGATCCAGGCGTGCCTTCTTTTCAGCGGCAATGTGCCGTTGAGCCTCTGGAGTGGACAAGCCATTTCGTCGAAGAAAAACACGAAGTTCTTGTCAAACCATAAAATGTAGGTTTGGTTTTCTCGCCAGCTTCCATAAGAGGTTATCGTATCGTAAATGTGCCACTTTTTAGGTGCCATGGAAGCGGCAGCCCTGCTGGTTTTGTGAAAGGTAAGCTACAGTGAATTCATGTCGAAATGTCGGTCTTCTCACTTCAtgataaacaataataacagttTCCAAAGTGTTCGGGGGTACCGAGCCGCTGCCACCTCGCCAATAAAGAGTAAACTGTGTCTTTGCACGAAGGTTAAGCAGATCATCAAGAAGAGCGACAGCATGCAGAAGAGACAAACACAAGAATAGTGCCCGTGCGCTGAGAGACCAGTGAGTCAGCAACATATTAAATAAACAATGGAGTAGCGCGGGTAATTTAATTAATGCTTAGAGTATTACAGAACAGGTGttgctttgtattttgaaaaaaaaaaataaaaaaaaaaaaaaaaaatatatatatatatatatatatatatatataatgaaaggaagaaaaagtaccaaaacaaaattttggtgtacagtagttttgctgttttacATGGAAGCAATTTACCTGCAAGTTTTGAAAGCTAttgtttatgataattattaggAAATTATGCAAACGAATCACCTATCGTCGACCCAAATGTATTTTTATGGTCTTACATTCCTCATTGGATAGTCTATTAATTCATTAAGAAGGAAACCCAACCCTACCCTGGCCTACAAGTCCCAATGTGACAATGCATGGATTGAAAAAGACATGATGAACTCTTGATAAGAGAACCCTTATAAACAAAGGTTATGTCAGTACCCTGAAGAACTATGTCGGAAATGAATGTGATGACCATCAGCCAAACATGAGTTATGCTCAAGATGAGAGGTTTAATTCAGAAACAGAAACAAGAAGTGTTCTACCTAAGAATGAAAATAGCGTGTCCACTTGAAAGGGTAGCAGGTCGTTTCGCTATAGTCCAGCTCGCCATCGTACTGAGACGATTCGCTAACGTGTTAAGTCCTATCTTAATGGCCCATTGCGTGCACATTGAACTGCAAAATAGTTTTCATTTCAAGGTGTAAcgagatttgtaaataaatttaggaaaccaaatgttgtgagttgagatattttgtaaTTATATTTCTAGGTGCAGTAAGAGTGAAGTAACCTTTGTAATTGAAATGCTGTCATTTATGGCAGGCCAAATGTAGCAATATTCAATtcatatatttatattcaattCTATATTCCATGTTCAACTATTTGTTCAATATTCAACTTTTATTCAGTATTCAATGCTTCAGTTCCACTCAATTCGTCATTCGATATTCACTTATTTATTCAAtgttcaacttttttttcaacatttaaTTATCTATTcaatgttcaaaatttttctaacattcaATTATTTATTCAATGTTCAACTTTTTCCCCAACATTGaattatttattcaactttTTATTCAACATGCAATTATTCATTCAATgttcaacttttttttaacattcaACTTTCTTGAGCCCTCGATTTTTCTGGTCAATCACTAACCTCGTTTTCAGGTTGTACTCGGTGTACTCCACTTTCGAGGAACTTGCCGGCCATGGTGGTTGATGTCGAAGACTTTGATGTGGAGATTGATCTACCAAGATTTTTAAACTCTGTTCTGGAAAAAGCTGAATACATTTGCCAACGAAATGTGGAAAGGAGAATTGTGGAGCAGCATATCGTTGTTGTCGATGAGATGGTCAGTTTGCTTCGCTCACTCAGAGACTCCGGATCGATTATTGACACAGCTGACAAAGAAATGTTATGTGATCTTTCATCAGCATTTAACGATGTTTTTTGCGCTATGCAGCAATGTTTAGCCCATGTATCATTGTCCCCTACTTCAGCAGCCCAGAATATTTGTCCCAAACTTACAAGTGTAGCCTGGTAGACCAGCATTCGACATCTCTGCAGAATTGCTAGAGGAGTTGAGAATGTCCTTGTCTGTGATGCAATGGTGCAGTTTCGAGGAGAGGGGCGAGGCAGTTTCATAGCGGGCCCATATACCCACCATCAGCGAATTGAGCGCCTTTGGAGGGAAGTCTACCGTTGTGTTTGCAACATTAACTACTACACATTTTACGCAATGGAGGCATCTGGGTTTCTTAATGTTGAGGATCCAGTTCACCTTTTCACATTGCACACAATTTTCATCCACAGGATCAACAAAGCCTTAGAACATTCTTCTGAAGCTTTCAACAATCATTCAGTGAGCACAGAGGGTAATTGGACCCCATAACAAATGTGGATGAATGGGATGATGCATCCCCTTGCCCATAGATGCATGGTTGAGGACAGTGAAAAACTGCGCATATTAATTAAGTTGCTTACTGTGGCATTATCAAGTCAGTGCGATTTCACACAACTCAATTTTCATatcaatcaagaaaaaaaaaactgtaactTACAGTGTGAAGTAGTACCTGTCTATTAGAATTTTTTCAAGGAATATAACATTAAAGAGGAAAGAAATGCTTTTTTGAGGATAAATTACCGCCCatcggtggctcagttgttgagcattgggctgtgactcgggaggtcgtgagttcgactccggcccgACCAAcacttaaaataactgagtacaaagtgctgcctttgtaattacatcagcaaatggtaagactttcaagtcttcacggataagtcggaggtcccgtctcacaacccttaaataactgcgggacgttaaagaacccacacactattcgtaaagagtagggcatgaagttcccggtgttgtggtctggcatcactcattttgttctgggggcacctgtgaattctacttgttacattaaaaagactgtgaactgcgccataaggCACTCTGgtaaagtcccccacaaagtgttgtaaagcgcatttgaatatatccacatagaaaatgcgccaTATAAATTCATTACCATTACCAAGTGTAATTGCACCATTTCACTAAATGTACTCACTAACTTGAATTGTCCATAAAATTTGACTCATTAGTGTCCTCATGGTTCTAGCCGAAACAAAAGGTTGGATCATTATAGATTTGAGCATTGCCAAAAAGCGTACCGTGCCTACTGTTCATGCCCTGACCCTAATTATTAAGGTGGCTATTCCCACAGGAGCCAAAGGTCACGATAAGAGACTGCAAAACCAAAGCACATTACCAAGATTGTACCACAATAGATGAGGTATCCTTGCAGAAAATTTTTGTCAACAGCTATACATCACATACCTTTACTGCAACTGAATTGCTGTCAAGCCATTTAAAGAAACTAAGTGCAATGAATCATACATGCATGCAAAGCAGGCAATCATGGTTCAAAAACTTGTACCACAGCTGAGAACCTTTCCTCAGTATAAAAGGAGCCACATTGGTTTCAGTGTGCTCCAAAAGACATTGTTATCTTCTTGGCACATGGCATGAACAAAACAATGAAGAGTTCCATGGAAAAGAGACCCAAAGTGACATCTGACAGATAGCAAGATTGTCCTAACATATTGTTTGTTGCTTCCTTCAACAAAAGGAGAATTGGGCAGGAGATCAAAGGTCACATTGTAGAGCTTTTTCCCCACACATCCCTTCAAATGGTAAACCAGCATTGCATGCAACCTCcagaaattcaagaaaaaagaTACATGATAAAAATACATGTCACTCATGTACTGTGATCAAGATGGGTGGGGGAAGCTGGATTAAAATTGCGATGAGTAGGCCATTTTGGTTGTGTCAAACAGGTTTCAGTTTTCATTGTTAAAATAAGGCTGCTACCTTCCCTTAAAATTCATGTGCCAGCTTTGTTAATTCAACTTTGTTTCAGTCTTCCAGTACTCTcctgtttttgaaatttgagaTGGCACCAGGCATGCAGTTCACatataaagaaaaaagatatcCATGATTCTTAGATCGTTTCTTTTGAGAATGAGAATGAAAGTGCATTGTTCTGATAGATATCCTTCTTTTCACATTGCATCACCACCTGATATCATTTTAGACACACTTGTAAAATCACTGTACCTTTTGATTGCAAAGAATCAAAGCAGTTTCACAAAATGTAATAGGAGTTAAGTTCATACATGAGTTATGTAAACAACATAAAGTTTATTCAAGTGAATGGAAGTAACATGCACTCCATTCAAGCATAAGATGTGCTAACAGCATGGATATCATCATTAAGGTAGCCTACATGTAAATACCTTTTAACTGGGAAACACAACATTGTTCTATTTCATATACCTCACTTAAAACTTTAACAAGAAAACAATCATTTCTCCAGTTGAATTTCCATAAAACGTAACAATGTCAGTTATATTGGTCCTCTTAAACTGTTTTCAATGCTTTCTAAAATGTTCACAAACAGTTCTataagaaaaattttctttaaatgttCACAAAAAGCTGTCAGTCTTTGCTTTTTGTACTTGAGATAAGCAATGAAACATCAACAAACTTATATATCCTAACAATCTAAGATATTACTGTATGTCAATACATGTGAATGATTTTGCTCAAAGTTAGCCTCATGCTTGCAAAGTCAAAAGTTAACCGCCCAAGTGCTTAACAGTTACGCAAGTCCAAAGTAGCTGTTAGAAAAGGCAACATCATAAACTTCAAATAGCTCCTTTTCAATTGGCAAAGGAAGGTCATAAGACCAGTTACGTAGAAACAAAGTTGCACTACATGTATTAGCTGTTGGAATAAAGGACCATTTATTATTTTGAGGGGCAGCAATAAACTGAATGCAAGGTTGTAATTCAAACCCAAGAGGTGGTTCTTCATCCAGCCCAGTTGCAAACTGTAAAATGCAGCCAAGGGTGATTGAACCCCATCTACCACCTGCACTTTCTTGCACATACTTTGTGAATGCAGCATAAACATCATTTTCATACTTTCGTGCATTTGTTCCTTCCTCAGAGAATGATGGTTTGAGAAGAAAAACCAGCTGTTTTCTGGAGAGTTGGTTGCCATCATTTGGGTGCATAAGCTGAAGAAACAATGGAAGACTTTTGACAATTTCATAAGGCCCAAGTTTTATTAATCCCTTTGGAAGCTCTGCAATGCAAGAGCCTGGAGTAGTGTCTGAGAACACTTGTTGGAGAATTTCTTCAGGTACAAACCGGGGTACTGGCCCATTTTGTAGAATGCCCAAGGCCATAACCATTCCCACAAACTCATATTCTTCTGCAATGAAGTCATTCAGTCCCTTGCCAAAATACTTGTCCCTTATTTCTTTCAGGCACAGACGAAAAAATTCTTTCCTGGGACCCCTTGCACCATTGGAAGCTTCTCCATAGAACGAGACCTCAAGAGTGAGCCTTGGATTTTCAATGTTATTAAGTTCTTCTTTAGCTGATTTTAAAACCTGGTACCGGTCAATACACACAAAATTAGTTTCACCATCAAGTGGCTGTGAAAGAGAGGTCACATCCAAGGGACGACCCTGCAAGATGAACTTCTGAGCACACTTGAGTATCTCAATGGGATTGCCCAGATCTCTTTCTATGCAAACTCTTATACATTCTGCTGTAGCTGTTCCTAGATTATCAGTACTCACTTCAGTATTCAGATGATTATTGccacttgcctggttgactgcagTTGTCTCTGGGGAGAGGGATACAGGTCTTCTCACACCATTGTTGTCTGGAATGTTTTGGGTCACTACTTGGCTGCTTTCACCAACATCATCACCATCGCAGCTACCATTATCAAGTAGAAAACTGTAACCATCTTTCAATTTCATGTCTGGCACTTGTCCCACGAGAGATTTAACTTGTTTAAAAGAGAACTCATCACGGTTTACTGGTTCAGTAAGTTTTCTCCTATTGGCCTTTAGGAACACAATGTCGTTGCATCCCACAGCAGGATGCTTTATCTGAATTGCACCACAAAGGGCTTTTCTTACGGCCAGCTCATCAGCTTCTAAATTAAGAGTTACGAGACCTCTCAAGACCATGTTTTCTTCGGTTAACCTCCAATTTTCA
This genomic interval carries:
- the LOC136930792 gene encoding uncharacterized protein; this encodes MNSAPSNSKRPKVAKDKVFEFVLMCFDDENDEDLKPENWRLTEENMVLRGLVTLNLEADELAVRKALCGAIQIKHPAVGCNDIVFLKANRRKLTEPVNRDEFSFKQVKSLVGQVPDMKLKDGYSFLLDNGSCDGDDVGESSQVVTQNIPDNNGVRRPVSLSPETTAVNQASGNNHLNTEVSTDNLGTATAECIRVCIERDLGNPIEILKCAQKFILQGRPLDVTSLSQPLDGETNFVCIDRYQVLKSAKEELNNIENPRLTLEVSFYGEASNGARGPRKEFFRLCLKEIRDKYFGKGLNDFIAEEYEFVGMVMALGILQNGPVPRFVPEEILQQVFSDTTPGSCIAELPKGLIKLGPYEIVKSLPLFLQLMHPNDGNQLSRKQLVFLLKPSFSEEGTNARKYENDVYAAFTKYVQESAGGRWGSITLGCILQFATGLDEEPPLGFELQPCIQFIAAPQNNKWSFIPTANTCSATLFLRNWSYDLPLPIEKELFEVYDVAFSNSYFGLA